TTGGCTAATAGCCGCCATAGACTCTAAGGATTCAATTAAATCGTTTTTCAACACTTCAATATTTTTAGTTTCATCAATAAACTCTTGAATGATTTTTTCCACACGATTTACGCTGTCTACTGTTTTATCAAATACCTCGACAGTCTCATTCAGATTGATTTTTACTGAATCTACGGACTCTTTTGTGTTGTTGACCTTTTCACTGGTCGATGCTACTGTATTCACAATATTTCGAATAATTGCATTAATCTCTTCCGCTGAAGTTGAGGATTGTTCTGCTAGTTTGCGAATCTCCTCTGCCACAACTGCAAACCCTCTTCCAGACTCACCAGCTCTTGCGGCTTCAATCGATGCATTTAATGCAAGCAAGTTCGTTTGATCGGCAATACCTTTAATGGTTCCAACAATTGTCTCAATTGCCTGAGAATTGGCTTCCAGTTCATTAACATTGTTTTCAACATCTTGTGTATTATCAATTGTCGTTTGAAACAACTCTGACAATACATTCATGTAATCAATTCCTGTATGATTTGATTGAACCATCTCTTTAGAGACCACTTCTGCATCAGATAACTTTGAATAAATCTCTGTCACACTATCACCTAATTTTTGTCCGGTTACTAAACGTTCCGTCACATTTTCCGCCATGACTGAGGTTCCATTCGCAATCTCTTCAACAGCTCGCGTCACTTCATTACTTGATATTCTAAGAACATCGACATTTTCTGTTATACGTTCAGATGAAGTCGCCACATTTTCAATACTTGCCTTGGTCTCGTGGATGAGATTACTAACATTTTGTATCATGGTCCTAAAATGCTCTGTTAATTGTCCTATCTCATCTTTTGAGGAATAATTAATAGACACTTGAAAATTTCCTGATCCGACATGTTCCATAGCATTTTGCAGTAGTCTTATCGGCTTTATCACTAATCGATTTAAAAGAAGGCTAATAATTAGAATAAGCAGTACCGTTGTAATCACTAAAACAATAAGGTTGTTGACAACACTATCACTTAGAATATGATCAATCTCTTGCGTTGGATAGGTCACCACTAGCTCTAAATCATTATAAGCTTCTTTCATTATATAATAATACGTTCCATCAATATCTATCGTTGTAAAATGTTCTTCACCCAATAAAAATTCATTTAACCAAGGAATATTTGAAACATTCATATTACTTATACCAAGTTCATCTTTGGCAACAAGACTTCCGTCTTCACTGATAACAACTGCAAACCCTGATGTTCCGATAACCAAATCATTGACACGCTTTTGAAGGTTTAGATTAACAAGCAAATCTTGGATGACTTTAGGTTCAATTCCAACTTGAACAACACCAGGTTCATCTATCCTTGCCACACCAATATATTGAAATAATTGTTTGTCCGTACCCCGTTCAGAGGCTTCTTGGGCGAGAGAACTTCCCGGATTTCCTATAAGATCAAGAAAAGGCTGTGTCTGTTCAGATTCATGAAAATCAAACCCTACAAATTGATCAATACTTCCATATTTTATAACACCATTTCTATCCACTACATGAATTTCAGATACATTTAAGTCTTTAGCCAATTGTGCCATTTTGCTAGTAGATAATAGAGTTGGGTCTGCATCAATCATTTTTGCAATGGATAACGTTAAATCAATATTTTTCTTATCCATCGCTGCTTTGGCAATTCCAACGATTTCATTGGACGACTCTATCGTTTTTTGCAAATTCATTAACTCATCATGCAATTGTAAATTAACATTGTCTGTGAATGCATTGCTGGTAGACATCGTATTGAAAATACCAATAAAAGAGATGGATAAAAGAATAATAACACTGGTGACTAAGAGAACTTTGATTTTTAATTTCATGAACAATCCTTCTTTCTATTTATATAGGTCTCAGATAACCGATACAATAATATCACAGTTCTTATCTTTCATATATATGTAAATAAAAGAGTTTATAAAATGTTCACAGTTTCTCCATATTATGGGCTATTCACCTTCAATTGCATCTCTTTCTTTGCTCACTAAGCGTGATACGTCACAAGTTCTTGAACATCCTTTCGTGGAGGTCCTGCTTTTTTGGATTCTAGCGGATAACCTAGAGCAATTAATGCAACCACACGTTCTTGCTCTGGAACACTCACATATTGATGTATCTTCTCTTCATCAAAAATCCCCAAAATGACACTGCCAACACCTTTAGCATGTGCCGCTAGGCAAAACGTTTGTGTTGCAATACCAGCATCAAAGACTTCCCATCGGTCATTTTGCGGTGTTGAAAAGGTTCCATCGTGTTCATATCCACTCACTTTTTTAAGAACGCTAACGACAACAAGTGCCTTACATCGTTCAATCGTTTTAGCATTATAGCTAAACCCTAAAACACCTTGATCAGCTATCTTTGCTTTTAATTTTTTATCAAAAACAACATGATAGCGCACAGCCTGACTATTTTTCCACGAAGGCGCAAAACGTGCCAAATCTATAATCTCATCTATCGTGTCTTTCGTAATCTCTGTTTCTGTATATTTTCGTACACTTCGTCTATCCTTAATGCATTCTTCTATTTTCATATCGTATCCTTTCTTACACTATGAGAAGATTTCTTTTCTCATGGCAATGCCTGTTTTTGAATTTGCTATACCGCCTGTTCCGGTCTCTCTATGGCACGCAGGCATTAATCCACCCACTTCTTTCATTGCTCCAACCACTTCATCAAAAGGAATATAGGAATACATCTTTGCTCGAATTAAATCTATCGCCATTAAACTATTGGTTATTCCAATACCATTACGTTTTTGACACGGCACTTCTACAAGTCCTGCCACCGGATCACATACAAGTCCCATTAGATTTTTTATGGCAATGGCTCCACCGCTAAAGACTTCTTCCATAGTTCCACCAAGCATATATATTCCCGCACCTGCCGCCATAGCAGCTCCTGAGCCCACTTCTGCCTGGCATCCTCCTGTAGCACCAGAAATCGATGCATTCTTCGCAATAATTGACCCGACCATTCCGGCTACAAAAAGACCTTCTATAATCTGCTCATCTGTCAATTTAAACGTCTCTTGTAACGATAAAAATACACCCGGAATAATTCCTGAAGCTCCGGCGGTAGGCGCTGCAACAATACGCCCCATCGTTACATTGACCTCCATGACAGCTAGTCCATATGCAACAGCTTTAAGCATCCGAGTCCCTGAAGCTGCTTCTTGAGTTGTTGCAAGCTCATAGACGTCTTTTGCTTTTCGCTTAATAATACGTCCCTCTCCTCGCGAGAGATCATATAGTCCTTTATCGATACTTTCCTTCATGATTTCCCAATAGCTTTTCATTTGCATGACTATATCTTCTCTTGATTTATCCGTTAATTCTTGTTCATATGCAAGTGCATATTCAAACAAGCTCATCTTATGTTGCTGACAGTATTCTATTATCTCTTGACTACTTCGCATTTGCATTTTTATTCACCTCTTGGAATCCATGTCACTTTATAGACGTCTTTTTGCTCTTTTAACTTTGCCAACTGTTCTTTGCGAAGGTTTTCATCCACTTCTAAGACCATAATTGCATGTCGTCCTCGCGTCTCACGATACAGTTTCATATAGGCAATATTAATACGCTCTTCAGCAAATATTTTACTTAGTGTCGCAACCATTCCAGGTTGATCTTTATGCACGGTAATAATGGTATCATAAGCACCATCAATCTCAACATCTACTTCATCAATCTTGGTTACTATGGCATTCGCACCACCTATAGAACATCCTTGAACAACACTGGTTTGTCCCGATGCACTCGTCATCGTTATACGCACCGTATTGGGATGCACTTCACCTAAATCTGTTTTTTCAAACTGATAGTCCACTCGCCCTTGTGCAAGTTCAAATGCATCACTAAGTCTTTCATCATTGTGTTTGATTCCAAGTACTCCTGCTAATAAAGCCTTATCGGTACCATGTCCTTGATATGTATCTGCAAAGGAACCATGAAGTTCAAAAAGTACTTTTTTTACAGGCATCCCAAAGATTTTTTGTGCCATAAAGCTTAACTTTGCGGCTCCTGCTGTGTGGGAACTGCTTGGACCAATCATGTCCGGACCAATTATATTAAATATACTATATTGTTTCATTGATTAACTATCCTCTCATTAATTCTATATCGCTGATTATCGTCTTAAAGAAAAAAATTCAAAATATTATATTGACTAAAAACGGACACAAAGACTAACGATACCATCGCCATAATTTTTATTAAGATGTCTAGTGAAGGTCCCACCGTATCTTTTAGTGGATCGCCAACAGTATCTCCCACTACGGTTGATGCATGTAGCGCTGAACCTTTTTTATATCCGTCTATTTTGCCAGACTCCACTAATTTTTTTGCGTTATCCCATGCTCCACCACTGTTAGCTGAAAAAAGGGCTAACATAATGGCGGACAATAACGTTCCAACAATCATCCCGCCCACAAATTCAGCTCCAAAAATAAATCCACTGACTAAAGGTACCAACACTGAAATCATCGCAGGTAGGACCATCTCTTTTAACGCACCTGCTGAGGATATCTGTATACATAGTCGATAATCAGGCTTTTGGGTCCCTGTTAAAATCCCGGGATTTTCCCTGAATTGTCGCCGAACTTCTGTAACCATTGCCCCTGCTGCCTTAGCAACTGATTCAATCAGTAACCCCGAAAAATAATAAGGCAATGCTGCACCGACAAGAGCCCCGGCAAGGGTTAATGTATGTATCATATTAATACTCAACAAAAATCCATAAATGTCTCCGGCATTTGCCTGAGAATACAGATAGGAGGCTATAAGAGATAGTGCCGCAAGTGAAGCTGAGCCTATGGCAAACCCCTTACCTATAGCCGCAGTGGTGTTTCCCACTGAATCAAGCTTATCGGTAATCTCACGTACTTTAGGTTCAAGATTACTCATCTCACTGATACCTCCTGCATTATCTGCAATAGGTCCATACGTATCCACAGATACCGTCGCCGCTACAAACGAAAGCATGCCGATTGCAGCCATAGCAACACCGTAAAGTCCGGCAAAGTAATTAGCTGCCAATGTAGCACTTGCTAGTACCATTACCGGATAGAGGGTAGATTTCATTCCTGCCGACAGTCCTTGGGTAATGGTAAGTGCTGTTCCCTCAATGGATTTTTCTGCAATAGTTTTCGTTGGTTTATAATCATAACTTGTATAGTATTCTGCTAAGAATCCGATAAGAATTCCACTACCGATGCCAAACAAAGCCGCTATCCATGGTGACATAATCCCTATCCTAAACCCTAGGGCAGTCACATCCAT
This sequence is a window from Vallitaleaceae bacterium 9-2. Protein-coding genes within it:
- a CDS encoding methyl-accepting chemotaxis protein gives rise to the protein MKLKIKVLLVTSVIILLSISFIGIFNTMSTSNAFTDNVNLQLHDELMNLQKTIESSNEIVGIAKAAMDKKNIDLTLSIAKMIDADPTLLSTSKMAQLAKDLNVSEIHVVDRNGVIKYGSIDQFVGFDFHESEQTQPFLDLIGNPGSSLAQEASERGTDKQLFQYIGVARIDEPGVVQVGIEPKVIQDLLVNLNLQKRVNDLVIGTSGFAVVISEDGSLVAKDELGISNMNVSNIPWLNEFLLGEEHFTTIDIDGTYYYIMKEAYNDLELVVTYPTQEIDHILSDSVVNNLIVLVITTVLLILIISLLLNRLVIKPIRLLQNAMEHVGSGNFQVSINYSSKDEIGQLTEHFRTMIQNVSNLIHETKASIENVATSSERITENVDVLRISSNEVTRAVEEIANGTSVMAENVTERLVTGQKLGDSVTEIYSKLSDAEVVSKEMVQSNHTGIDYMNVLSELFQTTIDNTQDVENNVNELEANSQAIETIVGTIKGIADQTNLLALNASIEAARAGESGRGFAVVAEEIRKLAEQSSTSAEEINAIIRNIVNTVASTSEKVNNTKESVDSVKINLNETVEVFDKTVDSVNRVEKIIQEFIDETKNIEVLKNDLIESLESMAAISQESAASTEEINASTEEQLSRVTEIGESIEILNQDIVKLAEETKRFNV
- a CDS encoding nitroreductase family protein → MKIEECIKDRRSVRKYTETEITKDTIDEIIDLARFAPSWKNSQAVRYHVVFDKKLKAKIADQGVLGFSYNAKTIERCKALVVVSVLKKVSGYEHDGTFSTPQNDRWEVFDAGIATQTFCLAAHAKGVGSVILGIFDEEKIHQYVSVPEQERVVALIALGYPLESKKAGPPRKDVQELVTYHA
- the sdaAA gene encoding L-serine ammonia-lyase, iron-sulfur-dependent, subunit alpha; its protein translation is MQMRSSQEIIEYCQQHKMSLFEYALAYEQELTDKSREDIVMQMKSYWEIMKESIDKGLYDLSRGEGRIIKRKAKDVYELATTQEAASGTRMLKAVAYGLAVMEVNVTMGRIVAAPTAGASGIIPGVFLSLQETFKLTDEQIIEGLFVAGMVGSIIAKNASISGATGGCQAEVGSGAAMAAGAGIYMLGGTMEEVFSGGAIAIKNLMGLVCDPVAGLVEVPCQKRNGIGITNSLMAIDLIRAKMYSYIPFDEVVGAMKEVGGLMPACHRETGTGGIANSKTGIAMRKEIFS
- the sdaAB gene encoding L-serine ammonia-lyase, iron-sulfur-dependent subunit beta codes for the protein MKQYSIFNIIGPDMIGPSSSHTAGAAKLSFMAQKIFGMPVKKVLFELHGSFADTYQGHGTDKALLAGVLGIKHNDERLSDAFELAQGRVDYQFEKTDLGEVHPNTVRITMTSASGQTSVVQGCSIGGANAIVTKIDEVDVEIDGAYDTIITVHKDQPGMVATLSKIFAEERINIAYMKLYRETRGRHAIMVLEVDENLRKEQLAKLKEQKDVYKVTWIPRGE
- a CDS encoding sodium-translocating pyrophosphatase — protein: MIVLVFIAVGLALALAGYHFFKVSRLDPGTQVMCDIASAIQDGADAFIHHEYKVISKFAIIIAIVLGIVVEWYVGIAFIMGACMSGLAGFIGMKIATIANVRVANKARTSKSLGQTLKVAFQGGSVMGLSVGGFALLGLGMVYVIFGYGLGQMDQANLVIQENWMGVNFIPFTMTVSGYALGCSIIAMFDRVGGGIYTKAADMGADLVGKTEAGIPEDDPRNPATIADNVGDNVGDVAGLGADLLESFVGALISAVVLVAYMYYTTSGNGNHLTYTLVEKLILYPLIFAAIGLMSCVVGILFLSLRQISENPHKELNYALWTSAGLTVIGTGGFTWFYFGSMDVTALGFRIGIMSPWIAALFGIGSGILIGFLAEYYTSYDYKPTKTIAEKSIEGTALTITQGLSAGMKSTLYPVMVLASATLAANYFAGLYGVAMAAIGMLSFVAATVSVDTYGPIADNAGGISEMSNLEPKVREITDKLDSVGNTTAAIGKGFAIGSASLAALSLIASYLYSQANAGDIYGFLLSINMIHTLTLAGALVGAALPYYFSGLLIESVAKAAGAMVTEVRRQFRENPGILTGTQKPDYRLCIQISSAGALKEMVLPAMISVLVPLVSGFIFGAEFVGGMIVGTLLSAIMLALFSANSGGAWDNAKKLVESGKIDGYKKGSALHASTVVGDTVGDPLKDTVGPSLDILIKIMAMVSLVFVSVFSQYNILNFFL